The Carassius carassius chromosome 9, fCarCar2.1, whole genome shotgun sequence genome includes a region encoding these proteins:
- the LOC132149094 gene encoding chitobiosyldiphosphodolichol beta-mannosyltransferase-like → MADANAAVAVVTVSLVLLGLLSGLSLSWALLPVAVVVLIFVLASGLKGRDELAHLNVCVLVLGDIGRSPRMQYHALSLSRHGYNVTLIGFLGTKPHQDIIEDDRIDILPISELKGLTVGPRMFRYASKVIFQSFQVFSVLMKIQDQGYILMQNPPGLPAIAVTWVASCLRGNQFIIDWHNYGYTIMALTHGENHFIVKLAKWYEKLFGRFSDHNLCVTNAMREDLRKNWNIEATTLYDKPPPIFRETPLKLQHELFIRMGSTYLPFRPSPGVTKEYMELTAFTEHNTQTGAVTRSAGRPALLISSTSWTEDEDFSVLLQALEGYEKFVEAGHRLPSLVCVITGKGPQKEYYKKLIDSKEFHHIKICTPWLEAEDYPLLLGSADLGVCLHKSSSGLDLPMKVVDMFGCCLPVCAIHFQCLHELVRHEENGLIFKDSKELSEELKLLFSDFPSDQGKLGIFRKNLRESGQQRWDENWDHNVLPLIKEHCD, encoded by the exons ATGGCGGATGCCAATGCGGCAGTAGCTGTAGTAACAGTTTCATTGGTCCTTTTAGGACTTTTGTCGGGGTTAAGCTTATCGTGGGCTCTTCTACCAGTCGCTGTAGTTGTGCTTATTTTTGTACTAGCCAGTGGATTAAAGGGACGAGATGAACTTGCACATTTGAACGTTTGCGTGTTGGTGCTGGGAGATATAGGGCGCAGTCCTCGCATGCAGTATCATGCGCTCTCTCTCAGCAGACACGGATACAATGTCACTCTAATTGGCTTCCTTG GTACTAAACCTCATCAAGACATTATTGAGGATGACAGGATAGACATACTTCCCATTTCAGAGCTAAAGGGGCTTACAG TTGGCCCCAGAATGTTCAGGTATGCATCAAAGGTGATATTCCAGTCTTTCCAGGTGTTCTCTGTGTTGATGAAGATTCAGGACCAAGGCTATATCCTTATGCAG AATCCTCCTGGACTGCCAGCTATAGCAGTGACATGGGTGGCAAGTTGTTTAAGGGGGAACCAGTTTATCATAGACTGGCACAACTATGGATACACCATAATGGCTCTCACTCATGGGGAGAATCATTTCATTGTTAAGTTGGCAAAATG GTACGAGAAGCTCTTTGGACGTTTCTCAGATCATAACTTATGTGTCACTAATGCAATGAGAGAAGATCTTCGGAAGAACTGGAATATTGA GGCAACCACATTATATGACAAGCCACCACCGATATTTAGAGAAACGCCTCTGAAACTTCAACATGAGCTGTTTATCAGAATGGGCAGTACTTACTTACCATTTAGGCCTAG TCCTGGTGTCACTAAGGAGTACATGGAACTGACAGCCTTCACAGAGCACAATACTCAGACAGGTGCTGTGACGCGCTCTGCTGGACGTCCTGCTCTGCTTATCAGCAGTACCAGCTGGACTG AGGATGAAGACTTCTCAGTTCTTTTACAAGCTCTtgaag GGTATGAGAAGTTTGTAGAGGCGGGACACAGACTTCCATCATTGGTTTGTGTGATTACAG GTAAGGGTCCTCAGAAGGAGTATTACAAGAAGCTGATTGACTCTAAAGAATTTCATCATATCAAGATCTGCACTCCATGGCTGGAAGCAGAGGATTATCCACTTTTACTCG GTTCTGCTGATCTTGGGGTCTGCTTGCACAAATCCTCCAGTGGTCTTGACCTTCCAATGAAAGTGGTCGACATGTTTGGCTGTTGTCTGCCAGTGTGTGCCATACACTTTCAGTG CTTGCATGAGCTGGTGAGACATGAGGAAAATGGCCTCATTTTCaaagattcaaaggagctgtctGAAGAGTTAAAG CTCCTGTTTTCAGACTTCCCTAGTGATCAGGGGAAACTGGGCATCTTCAGGAAGAATCTCAGGGAAAGCGGGCAGCAGCGCTGGGATGAGAACTGGGACCATAACGTCCTGCCACTTATTAAAGAGCACTGCGACTGA